A DNA window from Helianthus annuus cultivar XRQ/B chromosome 15, HanXRQr2.0-SUNRISE, whole genome shotgun sequence contains the following coding sequences:
- the LOC110913448 gene encoding uncharacterized protein LOC110913448, whose product MGRGEEYRLPDSISGKWTDINRKCTNFQTVYQRLFSGWKSGSSDEDITQQALVEYTEANGHFPYMRCWQILRHSPKWAIVSTPSGRSGNTRPSKRSKTNESGEPETPTSDARNTDLNEDISDDEPVEELPRPPGRKSRAKKPESSSMSMGTDMSNAFSEINKRLQDIHELGNKRLEENREVTEIMRDRQWAHDFEFYSKPHDHLTGKALKMALAQKERIEKKYNL is encoded by the coding sequence ATGGGTAGAGGAGAGGAATACCGCCTACCGGACTCTATATCGGGGAAGTGGACCGATATAAACAGGAAatgcacaaactttcaaaccgtgTACCAACGCTTGTTTTCCGGATGGAAAAGTGGAAGTAGCGATGAAGACATTACGCAACAGGCATTGGTCGAGTATACGGAGGCTAATGGCCATTTCCCGTACATGAGGTGTTGGCAAATCCTTCGCCATAGCCCCAAATGGGCCATCGTATCTACTCCAAGTGGTCGTTCGGGAAATACACGGCCATCAAAGAGGTCCAAAACAAACGAGTCGGGTGAACCCGAAACGCCAACCTCCGACGCTCGAAACACCGACTTGAACGAGGATATTTCGGATGACGAGCCGGTGGAGGAGCTACCAAGACCGCCCGGAAGAAAAAGCCGGGCGAAAAAACCCGAGTCGTCGTCGATGTCTATGGGAACGGATATGAGTAACGCATTTTCGGAGATAAACAAGCGACTTCAAGACATACACGAACTCGGTAATAAACGTTTGGAGGAGAACCGCGAAGTTACGGAGATTATGCGGGATAGACAATGGGCTCACGACTTTGAGTTCTACTCGAAACCGCATGACCACTTAACGGGAAAAGCTTTGAAAATGGCGTTGGCACAAAAGGAGcggattgaaaaaaaatataacctttga
- the LOC110913449 gene encoding uncharacterized protein LOC110913449 has protein sequence MGLCTSCQSTSILTGKLILPDGRLQEFSSPITVSDVLRKNPSTFICNSDEMDFDNVVYPIKDHEELQPGQLYFALPLNRLKRRLQPEEMAALAVKASAALAKCGGKRRNFKALLN, from the coding sequence ATGGGCTTATGCACTTCATGCCAGTCAACCTCTATACTCACCGGAAAGTTGATTTTACCAGACGGCAGGTTACAAGAATTCTCCTCTCCCATTACGGTTTCCGACGTTCTTCGCAAGAATCCGTCCACCTTTATCTGCAATTCCGACGAGATGGACTTTGACAATGTCGTTTACCCCATCAAAGACCACGAAGAGCTTCAACCTGGTCAGCTTTACTTTGCGCTTCCCTTGAACCGGCTGAAACGACGTCTTCAACCCGAGGAGATGGCCGCATTAGCGGTGAAGGCCAGCGCCGCATTGGCAAAATGTGGTGGGAAGAGAAGGAACTTTAAGGCTTTGTTGAATTGA